A genomic stretch from Aerococcaceae bacterium zg-1292 includes:
- a CDS encoding arsenate reductase (glutaredoxin): MEKVIIYHNSQCGTSRNTLEIIRFAGIEPEVINYLETPPTPVELTQLIAEMGISVDELIRRNVPEIVHLENDSLTDEEKIEIMTQYPILINRPIVKTSKATRLCRPSERVVEILPVDLPGVYVKEDGERVYPVGYYKE; the protein is encoded by the coding sequence ATGGAAAAAGTAATCATTTATCATAATTCACAATGTGGGACGTCACGGAATACGTTAGAAATTATTCGTTTTGCCGGCATTGAACCTGAGGTGATTAATTATTTGGAGACACCACCAACACCGGTAGAGCTAACACAGTTAATTGCTGAGATGGGTATATCAGTAGATGAATTAATTCGGCGCAATGTACCGGAAATTGTTCATCTAGAAAATGATTCTCTAACCGATGAAGAAAAAATAGAAATTATGACTCAGTATCCAATACTGATTAATCGTCCAATCGTTAAAACGAGCAAAGCCACTCGATTATGTCGTCCTTCTGAACGTGTCGTTGAAATTTTACCTGTTGATTTACCTGGTGTATATGTGAAAGAAGACGGTGAACGTGTATATCCAGTAGGATATTATAAAGAGTAG